The following are from one region of the Centropristis striata isolate RG_2023a ecotype Rhode Island chromosome 19, C.striata_1.0, whole genome shotgun sequence genome:
- the parm1 gene encoding uncharacterized protein parm1: protein MMGVGMQTLITYLLLCGATQLIPASSVTGPTPSTSGIQDISTSVPSNSASPGNIQTTISLSTSNKQATTRPSTTQIATTNPGTTNLQTTTNPQTTTRPNTTQVATTNPGTTNLQTTSNPQTTTRPSTIQVTTTNIQTTSIPQTDTSPSTGSGTTETTSYITSNATVQPTNDTTSNSTSPSTSNTIQTPNTATSPSTSTIHATSTATSPSTSTIHATSTATSPSTSTIHATSTATSPSTSTVHATSTATSPSTSTIQTTSPNTGSSTTQTIITTRITTSATSTTTLAQEGHGSKALSSGSIAAILFVFIVTVTLVLVGLYFYKIRRTSYGPLLDNSDHGHLGNFSNPMYDP, encoded by the exons ATGATGGGGGTCGGCATGCAAACTCTGATAACAT ATCTACTGTTGTGTGGTGCAACTCAGTTGATACCTGCATCTTCTGTCACCGGTCCGACTCCATCCACATCTGGAATACAGGACATTAGCACCAGCGTCCCGAGCAACAGTGCCAGCCCTGGCAACATCCAAACCACTATCAGCCTAAGCACCAGCAACAAACAAGCAACCACCAGACCCAGCACCACCCAAATCGCCACCACAAACCCCGGTACCACCAACCTCCAAACCACCACCAACCCCCAAACCACCACCAGACCCAACACCACCCAAGTCGCCACCACCAACCCCGGTACCACCAACCTCCAAACCACCAGCAACCCCCAAACCACCACCAGACCCAGCACCATCCAAGTCACCACCACCAACATCCAGACCACCAGCATCCCCCAAACCGACACCAGCCCCAGCACTGGCTCTGGCACCACTGAAACCACCAGCTACATCACCAGCAACGCCACCGTCCAACCCACTAACGATACCACCAGCAACTCCACCAGCCCCAGCACCTCCAACACCATCCAAACCCCCAACACTGCCACTAGCCCCAGCACAAGCACTATCCATGCCACCAGCACTGCCACTAGCCCCAGCACAAGCACTATCCATGCCACCAGCACTGCCACTAGCCCCAGCACAAGCACTATCCATGCCACCAGCACTGCCACTAGCCCCAGCACAAGCACTGTCCATGCCACCAGCACTGCCACTAGCCCCAGCACAAGCACCATCCAAACCACCAGTCCCAACACTGGCTCTAGCACCACCCAAACCATCATCACAACCAGGATCACTACTAGTGCCACCAGCACCACCACGCTGGCACAAGAAGGACATGGCTCCAAGGCACTGAGCTCAG GAAGTATTGCAGCCATTCTTTTTGTGTTCATCGTCACTGTCACCCTAGTGTTAGTTGGGCTGTACTTCTACAAGATCCG ACGTACATCCTACGGCCCTCTCCTGGACAACAGTGACCACGGCCATTTGGGAAACTTCAGCAACCCCATGTATGACCCTTGA